The Theileria orientalis strain Shintoku DNA, chromosome 3, complete genome genome window below encodes:
- a CDS encoding alpha adaptin produces MKGQYIRGLVKFITDIRNLRTDEEKEFRIKEEIAKIRVSFASPRLTDYDKKKNLLKLLYIQMLGFDIELGYLESVQLMASTKLSDKATGYMGCEILLRDYEEVMRLCINTTVEDLNDPCEHVCSLALTFIANSHSLEMNEKLSNEVIKMSMRFTSENVYLRKKLHMCLLRIYKLNPQLYTPNEWFSMVYHILQSETTIDCLLSICNLLEPILKLKPQNWEMSIDRLVSFLWEIAKDEVPCEHTYFTISSPWLTIKILSIFSSITPPPNSDFLPLLSNSFKILLDKTSNLVITRLGHKENNRTKKLMNLSIYMTKTGILRETIRAVVNWFPYLDNISPQYICNCIRHLYTSVMSQVRLVALEIIEDVIKIRETFEFIKSDAEFIIHFLNDSDPTIKKRCCLILCGLCDANNWEYVVPELISTLRYSELSIQEYMVPLICETLEKNLPKNDLYIDLLFKIIIHAPLISIDAISSLLLSALYGESSKFKETVVEKCLFYLQDDSQITESLLRICAYVLGDYGYMSTEFGLTEQLKLFEKYFTIASSETKCVIVTAYGKFASRDNALLRPVEQLLEQQISSTDVNLQTRACEMLKLIRTNLALFNALLKVLSEKHRPPKREKAPSSRASSRASDRDGHIGSARDGRKAEAQRDSSRTNRQNTDPRDHRDPYRNGKESARDSHKTRRDTIESKDASSPRGSGLFSNAPCQLLTTDFLRVDLEQAYKNQLSKVLVRLTNLSKQPFHLYGCTLKSPPELQGQEHNQLREIVIKAGQTVNHKLSFTLMNEVTELPKYVIELSIEPKGEDVRHTLQLPVTVHKFMSPVELEPAAFTRLWNTLEQVQPFVVKFNGDMHTLANSLGSLNFDVVKTGDNIYVSGFGLKSKESTEFYCLGMFTLDRRGGLVVSYRATSSVLAQCIINYTKVLLRQF; encoded by the exons atgaAGGGACAATACATACGTGGCCTTGTTAAATTCATTACTGACATTCGCAACTTGAGGACAGAtgaagaaaaggagtttCGAATAAAGGAAGAAATCGCAAAGATAAGAGTCAGCTTCGCTAGTCCCAGGCTGACGGACTAcgacaagaagaagaacctgCTCAAGTTACTTTACATTCAGATGCTCGGATTCGACATCGAGCTCGGGTATCTGGAGTCAGTACAGCTGATGGCGTCGACGAAACTATCGGACAAGGCGACAGGGTACATGGGCTGTGAAATTCTCCTCCGAGACTACGAGGAGGTGATGAGACTGTGTATAAACACGACcgtggaggacctgaacgaCCCATGCGAACACGTGTGCTCGCTGGCACTCACGTTTATAGCAAACAGCCACTCGCTGGAGATGAACGAGAAGCTGAGCAACGAGGTGATCAAGATGAGTATGCGCTTCACGTCGGAGAACGTGTACCTGCGGAAGAAGCTGCACATGTGCCTGCTGAGGATCTACAAGCTCAACCCGCAGCTGTACACGCCCAACGAGTGGTTCAGCATGGTCTACCACATCCTGCAGTCGGAGACGACCATCGACTGCCTGCTCTCGATCTGCAACCTGCTGGAGCCGATTCTGAAGTTGAAGCCGCAGAACTGGGAGATGTCGATCGACAGGCTGGTGTCCTTCCTGTGGGAGATCGCGAAGGACGAAGTGCCCTGCGAGCACACCTACTTCACAATCTCCTCGCCCTGGCTGACGATAAAGATTCTGAGCATATTCTCGTCGATCACGCCGCCGCCGAACTCAGATTTCCTGCCGCTGCTGTCGAACTCGTTTAAAATACTCCTGGATAAGACGAGTAACCTGGTTATTACGCGTCTGGGCCACAAGGAGAACAACAGgacgaagaagctgatgaacCTGAGCATATACATGACGAAGACGGGCATTTTGCGGGAGACGATAAGGGCTGTGGTTAACTGGTTCCCGTACCTGGACAACATATCGCCGCAGTACATCTGCAACTGCATCAGGCACCTGTACACCTCGGTGATGTCGCAGGTGAGGCTGGTGGCGCTGGAGATCATCGAGGACGTGATCAAGATAAGGGAGACCTTTGAGTTCATCAAGTCGGACGCGGAGTTCATAATACACTTCCTGAACGACTCGGATCCGACGATAAAGAAGAGG TGCTGCCTGATACTGTGCGGGCTCTGCGACGCGAACAACTGGGAGTACGTGGTGCCGGAGCTTATATCGACGCTGCGGTACTCGGAGCTCTCGATCCAGGAGTACATGGTGCCGCTGATATGCGAGACTCTGGAGAAGAACCTGCCAAAAAACGACCTTTACATAGATCTGCTGTTCAAAATAATCATACACGCGCCGCTGATATCAATCGACGCAATATCGAGTTTGCTACTGTCGGCGCTCTACGGAGAAAGCTCAAAGTTTAAA GAGACTGTTGTCGAAAAGTGTCTGTTCTACCTTCAGGACGATAGTCAGATCACGGAAAGTTTATTGAG aaTTTGCGCATACGTGTTGGGAGACTACGGGTACATGTCGACCGAGTTTGGACTCACGGagcagctgaagctgttcgAGAAGTACTTCACGATAGCGTCCTCGGAGACGAAGTGCGTGATAGTAACTGCGTACGGCAAGTTTGCATCGAGGGATAACGCCCTCTTGAGACCAGTGGAGCAGTTACTGGAACAGCAGATCTCGTCCACGGACGTGAACCTGCAGACGAGGGCCTGCGAaatgctgaagctgatacGCACCAACCTCGCGCTGTTCAACgcgctgctgaaggtgCTGTCGGAAAAACACAGGCCGCCGAAGAGGGAAAAGGCGCCGAGCAGCAGAGCCTCGAGTAGAGCAAGCGATAGAGACGGCCACATAGGCTCGGCGAGAGACGGGAGGAAGGCGGAGGCCCAGAGAGACTCCAGCAGGACCAACAGGCAGAACACTGACCCGAGGGACCACAGGGACCCCTATAGGAACGGAAAGGAGTCGGCGAGAGACAGTCACAAGACGAGAAGGGACACCATTGAGTCCAAGGACGCAAGCAGCCCCAGGGGCAGCGGACTCTTTAGCAACGCGCCCTGCCAGCTGCTGACGACCGACTTCCTGAGGGTGGACCTGGAACAGGCCTACAAAAATCAGCTCTCCAAGGTGCTGGTCAGGCTCACGAACCTGTCGAAGCAGCCGTTCCACCTGTACGGGTGCACGCTGAAGTCGCCGCCGGAGCTCCAGGGGCAGGAGCACAACCAGCTGAGGGAGATCGTTATCAAGGCAGGTCAGACGGTGAACCACAAGCTGTCGTTCACGCTGATGAACGAGGTCACGGAGCTGCCGAAGTACGTCATCGAGCTCTCAATTGAGCCTAAGGGCGAGGACGTGAGGCATACGCTGCAGCTGCCGGTGACGGTCCACAAGTTCATGAGCCCCGTGGAGCTGGAGCCTGCGGCCTTCACGAGGCTCTGGAACACGCTCGAGCAGGTGCAGCCGTTCGTTGTCAAGTTCAACGGTGACATGCACACGCTGGCCAACAGCCTGGGATCCCTGAACTTTGACGTGGTGAAG ACTGGGGATAACATATACGTCTCCGGATTCGGGCTCAAATCTAAGGAATCCACGGAATTCTACTGCCTGGGCATGTTCACACTCGACCGAAG
- a CDS encoding synaptobrevin: protein MAAILYSFVAQHGSVIADYTPPQAYSSDKFVNLDLIARNNLTRIPKTDSYGLNVILGHHFYHNVKNGLITSCVTSSEQTGDLPRNFLVSLPRNLIF, encoded by the exons ATGGCCGCAATTCTCTACTCATTCGTTGCTCAGCACGGCTCAGTTATCGCAGACTATACACCTCCGCAAGCGTACAGTTCGGACAAGTTCGTAAATTTGGACCTCATTGCCAG AAACAACCTGACTAGGATCCCTAAAACTGACTCTTACGGGCTCAATGTCATTCTCGGACATCACTTCTACCAC AACGTTAAGAACGGCCTGATCACGTCATGTGTGACTTCATCGGAACAGACTGGCGATCTTCCAAGAAATTTTCTGGTATCCCTGCCCCGTAACCTCATTTTTTAG